A segment of the Fimbriimonadaceae bacterium genome:
AACCACCGGGCTCGGCTGTAGATCGAGTTGATTGCCATTTTTCACTCCTGGACTTGCCTTCCCTGTCAGGTCCACCAGTAGAAATTGTCGGTCGGCCGGAGGGCGGTTCTCCAGCCAGGCTAGAATCTGACCATCCGCAAGCCCACCCTGAGCCCCAGCAAAATCACCACGTACCTGGCCTGCCCCATGAAGTACGCGCTGACTTACGTCAATCCTCGGGGACGGTGGTACTTGCGGTCGAAGAGCTACTATAGCTTCGGCACGTCACTCCATACGGTGCTCCAGCGGTTCCACGACTCGGGGGACTCTGGGGTGACGACCAGCCATGAGGCGGTCGCCGCCCTCGAAGAGAGTTGGATCGACGCGGGCTACACGAGCCAAGAGGAGATGATGGAGGCCCAGGCCGAGGGCAAGGCGATCGTCGCCGACTACGTCGAGTCGGTCCGCCGCGAGCCGGTGACGGCGAAGACCCTCTTCGTCGAGAAGTCTTTCCGCCTTGACATGGGCAGGTTCGTCCTCCTTGGCCGTGTCGACCGGGTGGACGAGCGGGACGACGGCACCCTCGAGGTGGTCGAC
Coding sequences within it:
- a CDS encoding PD-(D/E)XK nuclease family protein; this translates as MKYALTYVNPRGRWYLRSKSYYSFGTSLHTVLQRFHDSGDSGVTTSHEAVAALEESWIDAGYTSQEEMMEAQAEGKAIVADYVESVRREPVTAKTLFVEKSFRLDMGRFVLLGRVDRVDERDDGTLEVVDYKSGRQDVSPEEVADDLAMSCYQLMVRDAYPGRPVVATIVALRSGGKATASLSDEEAEAFAADLTVVGREILDRDYENMLPKQKPLCTGCDFLPLCRRGFED